The genomic window CAGCGCGACGGCGCCCGCCAGCAGGCCGGCCGCGCAGGCGGCCAGAAGCTGTTTTTTCATGGTTGCAGTGAGAACAAGGAAATCCCGGACGGGACGAGAGAGAAGGAAACGAACGTGGGCCTCAACCCGTGGCCTCGATGGCCAGGGCATGCACCCCTTGCCGGTCGATGAAGTCCTGCAGGGCATCATACACAAGGCGATGGCGCGCCACGCGCGGCAGCCCGGCCAAGGCCGCCGCCGTGATGCGAACCCGGAAATGCGTGCCGAATCCGGTGCCGTTGGCGCCGGCATGGCCTTCGTGCTGCCAGCTTTCATCCAGCACTTCGAGCGCGC from Burkholderiaceae bacterium includes these protein-coding regions:
- a CDS encoding BolA family transcriptional regulator is translated as MPALAGQMQACLRERFAPSALEVLDESWQHEGHAGANGTGFGTHFRVRITAAALAGLPRVARHRLVYDALQDFIDRQGVHALAIEATG